CCCCCTCCTGGACCGACTGGCTCGTGCGGAAAACCATTAAGAAAAAATATTAACGCAGAGGCGCAGAGACGCAGAGTTTTAAATAAATCAAATTTTTTCTCTGCGTCTCTGCGTCTCTGCGTTAAAGAGCTATTCCACCGAGTATTTCACGTTGCGGACGCGTGCACTCTCCGTGTTGGCAGGCGATTGGTGTGGACCAAAATCTCTTGTGTCATGTGAAGCCAAAGTACAATTTCCTTTGCAAGGAGCATTTCGCTGTTCGATTTGTTTCCCTTTCTCGTTGTAGAAAATGATCAAAATGTTCTCTACACGTATAGTACGATCCGTATCGTTTTGAATGCGCACCCAGAACTGTTGTTGATCATCTTCCCAGAGCGTATAAACCACATCTCCAGCCTGGGTAGATCCCACCGCAAAAACTAAAATGAGAGTCAGGATCAGACCCGACAGTATTCCCCGTTTCATTCCTTCCCTCCGACTTTTAAACTCCATATAATTAGACTCACCCTTTGCCTATACAAGTTCCATGCCGTTCTGTACCCGACGAAGAATCATGCCATGGACTGTCCTCAAAACAGGTCACCTATCTGAAAAAAGCTGTCGCATCTTTTCCCAGGGCACTCGGGGTGTCTGTGCAACCTGTAAGTTTTCTTCCACGTGTTTGGGATTACTCATACCCACAAGCGCTGAAGTTACTCCCAGTGTGGATCGAACAAATTGTATCGACCGCTGTGCATCTGTTGACAGATCATGAAAGAATCGGCCAACAAAACCAGGTAAATTTCTCGCAAGTTGTCCTTGAAGAATCGATGCGCTACAAAGAACAATTATTTTTTGAAGATGCGCCGCTTCCAGCAAAGAAACCGATTGAGAACCGTATTTCTGGTTCTTGCTCAATAAGGCTTCAGGCATTGCAAGATTCAACGGAAGCTGAATGGCCCGAAAATGATGATCTTCGCCGCCTGCATTACGAGCAAGACCAACCAGCTCTTCCAGGGAAAGAAAGCCCTGTCCACCGGGAATCTCACGGTAACCATTCCATGTGGCGGTTCCATAAACCTTGATTTTTCCCTCTTCAACTTTCTTTTCCAAAAGCTTAAAGGCCGCCAGCATTCTTCGGAGAAATTCCTGTCTGGATACTTCGCTCAGTTGGGTCTCAGGATTATGAATAAAGTAAATATCGATGAAATCAACTTCGAGATTCTTCAAGCTTCTTTCGAGTTGATTCTCAAGATATGAGGGAGTCATGCAATGGCAGCCCGCCACAATTTCTTCCGGTTTGCAAATACCACTCGCAATGTATTCCTCCTGAATGTAGTGCCCCGGGTTCGGAGGATAGGTAGTATCAAAACTCAAAAAACCGCCTTTGCTGGAGACCACCACCTCATCGCGCTTTACGATTCCCTTTTCAAGGGATCTTCTCAAGGCGTTTCCGACATTTCGCTCACTTCTTTGAAAGCGGTAGTTGATGGCAGTATCGATCAGATTGCAGCCAAGTTCTAAAGCGCGAGAGACCGAAGCTTCGTAGCCCTGATCGGTCTTTTCATCCATTTCCCCAAGGTAAGTTCCCAGACCGATACTCGATATCCACAAATCCTGAATGTCTTGAAAATGATCTGCCGGTCCTTGCCACCGGCTCCTGTAACGCTCAGTCCCTTCCCGCGATGCTCCACCCATCGGACTCAATATAATCGAATAAACGTGCGTTCGCAATTGAGAAGGGGATAAACCGGATTGAAGGATAGAGCGGATAAATCGTGCAGCTTCAAGAGTTTCGTTGACCAATTTGGCTCAGTAAGTTACAATTTTCTTACGTCGAGGCGGAGGTACATGCCTGAAAAGAAAAACACCATTGGCCGTTTTGAAATTATTGAAAAGATAGGAGAAGGCCCGATTGGAGCCGTTTATAAAGCGCTAGATCCGGTCATACGCCGCACTGTTGCCATCAAAGTTATCAAACTTTACGCGCTGGAGGAAACCACAACATTTGCGGAAGTCTTCGAAAAAATTTACCGTGTTGTGCGTACGTCTACATCGCTTAACCATCCTAACATCTGCATTATCTATGACTTAAGTGAAGAGAAGAAGATTCCCTACATTACTATGGAATATGTAGAAGGACATGATCTTGAATCGCTTTTGAGGCAGAAGCATCAGTTTAAGCGATCAGAGTTTTTGAATGTCCTTCAGCAAACGTGCGACGCCCTTGATTTTGCTCACAAAAAGAACGTCATTCATCAGGACTTCAAATCGACAAACATTTTGATCACATCTGATCTTCACGTAAAGATTACGGATTTCGGCATTGCCGGTCTGGATGAAATTGCAGCGGCTCAAACGAAAAAGCTATTGAGTATTCCGCACTACATTTCACCGGAACAGGCGCTGGGTGAAAGAGTCTCACCCGCGAGCGACCTGTTTTCATTGGGAGTCGTGGTCTATCACATGCTGTCCGGAGAGCTTCCTTTTCCGGGTACGACAGCTGCGAACACCATCATGATGATTGCGCGCGATGTTCCTGCGACTCCCGCCAATCTGGATCGTTTTTCGATTACCCGCGAAGATTGGAATTCATTTTTCAGCATTGCGCTTGCAAAATCGCCGAATCAACGGTTTCGCAGCGCCCGTGAAATGCTGGAAGCACTCAATTCAATTCTCCCTTCCTCCGATCAGACCTACTATCCTTTCGGGTTTGAAGGCTCACTGAACGAATCCACAGGCAAATTTGAAAAAACCTATATAGCGGAAGAGGAAGCGGAATCCGCTTCTCCTACGTTGATGATTGACGCTTCGCAAATCATGGAAGAGAGTGGGCCGGAAATAAATCCCGAGCTCGTGAAATTGGAACAGGAAGCTCATCTTTTTCTCGATGCAAATACGGCAGAAATAGGAAAAGAAGAACAACAACCCATCACCGAACCGGTAGAAACGGCTCCATCTGTTGAGCAATCTCTTGCCATGGCGGAAGCTGCACCTGTGATGGAACTGGTGACGCTCCGGGAGAGTGAATTCAAGGAAGAGATTAAACTTGAGACCACGCAGAAACCGGGGGCAGTTGAAGAAAAGGCAATTGAGATACCTGTAGAACAAAAAACCGAACTCATTGAGATGCCATTTGGCGCTGCAGTGGACTTGTCGGTTGAGGAGCCCCGGGTTTCTGAAACGATTGCAGCTGGTGATCCGGCTTCGATGCCATCTGACTTCGTGCCGGCTTCAGGAAATCTCATGGAAATGGAAGGGCTGGATTCCGAAGAGATGGCGACGATTCCACCTTCACCAAGGGCAGAGATCGCAGTTCCAGCTTCAGATACTTCACCCATTGGTGGCCCTCCCGAACAGAAACCAGTAAGCATCCCCACTCAATTGGTAGAAGAATTTGAGCCGGAACAATCCAAAGGCAATGGTCGCGCTCAAGAACCGTTTGATGAAGTTCCGGCAACAATGATTGGCAATTTTAAGCCACCTGAACCTGAACCTGAAAAAGAAGCTCCCGCGCCTGCTACAGTATTAGTACCTCGGCCTGCACCGGTCCAGGAACCAGTACCAATAGAACCGCCTCAAGAAATTTTAAGCGTTCCGACAAAAATGATGAGAGATATTCCTCCCATTGCCGCCGCGCCGGAAGTTCCGAGGCCGGCTCCGGAGCCACCAAGGCCCGCGCCTGTTGTTCCACCCTCTGCTCCCGCTGAGCCGGTACATCCGCTTACAAAACCAATCGAGTCGCGGCCTGCTGCCGCAGCAAAACCGCCGAGCATGCAGCGTTACTTCTATGGTGCAATCGCTGTCGTGATTTTTATTGCGCTGATCGGTGGCGCTATACTTTTCTTTAGAAAACCCGATGTACCGGGACCAACGCCTGAGACGCCAGAACAGACCGCACAGACAAAAAAAGATGTACCGAAGCCGGTCGAACGCGAGCCGCAGCCCATGGAAGTTGAAGGTAGCATTATGGTTACATCAGACCCAGCGGGAGCGACCGTATTCCTGGCCGGTGAGGAAAAAGGCGTTACTCCGGTCGAAATACCGCAGCTCGCATTGGGTAAGCATCTTGTTAAGTTGCAGCTGAAAGGTTATCAGGACCTGGAACAGGAAGTCGAGCTTTCAGAACAAAGTCCGAATGCCTCGCTGCCGATGACGTTGCAGAAAACTGCAGCAGCAAGCGGAACGCTTATCGTTGAATCAGAACCGGCAGGAGCGTTCATCGTACTGGCGAATCGAGTTCTCGGTGTCACTCCGAAATCATTCACAAGAAAACCGGGAAACTATAGCATCACGCTAAAAAAGGATGGATATCAGGACTACACGGGATCGATTACGGTGGCGCAGGACAAAAAAGTGACCTTCAAAGGAACTCTCGCAGAGATTCCTAAGCCGGTTCCAGTCGTAGAGGTACCGAAACCGAAACCACCCGAAGTAACAAGGGGACAACTGGTAACTCTGGGACCTGACGTGGTTCCTCCTAAACCAACCAAGAAAGTTTACGCAAAGTATCCGGACGCTGCCAAAGCAAGGAAGCTCGAAGGAACAGTCCGTTTAAACGTGCTGATAGATGAAACCGGACGAGTGTTGGACATCAAAGTAGGAAAATCGTCCGGACATACGATGCTTGATGAAGCCGTGGTAAAGGCGTACCGGGAATGGCAATTCGCTCCGGCCACAAAACAGAATGTTCCGGTAAAAGTGTGGATCACGGTTGCGATGAGCTTCCAGTCTGGCCGCTAGAATTCTCTCCGTAAATGCCCTTGTAAAGCTCGTAGTTGGTCTTTACGATCATTACGTAATTCTTCGTTTCTTTAAAATCGATGCTCGAAACAAAGTCCAACGTCTCATTCGCTATCGAGGCATCTCGCCACCTTCGAACGTTCGGTTCTCCACCGTTGTAACCTGCCGCGATAAATTCCACGCTATTTCCGAACTCTTTCATGATCTCCTGAACGTAGCGAGTGCCTAAATTGATGTTTATTTCCGGCACGTACAACTGCTCGACTTCAAAATTCTGCAATCCTAACATAGCGGCCAGGCGTGATGCCGTGGAAGGAATGATCTGCATCAGGCCGCGAGCAAAAGCCTGCGAGCGGGCAAAACGTTTAAACTTGCTCTCCTGTTTCATAATCGAAAGGACAAGAAAAGGATCCAGCTTTCGTTCCCGAGAGAAATGCTCAACCTCCTCTTTGTAGGGAATAGGAAACAAGGCCTTAAGGATTTCCGGCGGAAGCGAAAATAGAGTTAGATCGCGGGGAAGGTTTTTCAAAAATAGTTCGGAATAATACGTGGCTATGGAATAGTTTCCACCGAGTCCCGCCAGGTATGTGATTGCAAGAAACTTTTGCATACGATTCGTTTCATCTACTGCCAGGATTCTCCATGTTTGCCGGTCAACATCCGGAAGGAGTTGTGCCGCGTCATCATAGAGCCGTAAATAAAGAAAAGCGGGAGTGATATTCCCTTTTGCATATTCCGAAAGGATCGTCTCTTCGTGAGTAGCATCCGGCAGCTGCGGCAATCGTGTGACTAACTTTTTCTGTTCCGGGATACTTATTTTTGCGGAGAGCCGCTCCCGCGCCTTGTGCGAAAAAAAATCGCTTCCGTTTGCGAGTGAAACAAATAGAGTCCGCGCTTCCGGGGCGCGCCGGATCTTCTCCAGAGTGATTCCTTTCCACAGAAGCAGTTCTTTATGATTTCGGTAAGGTTTCAGAGTCAAAGCCTGCTGGAAGTCCGCAACAGCATCCTGATAACGTCCCATCTGAAAATAGATTCTTCCTCTTAACAGAAGAGCTTTTCCACGAAGGTTCAAGCTGCGGGATCTGGTGTAAGTATCCACGGCTCGCAAAGCATCCGGAAGACGGTTCTGCGCTCTAAGCGCGTAGATCAACTTGAAGGTTGCTGTATCCTGCAATTCTCCTCTCGCCACTCCCTTCAATTGTTTGTACAGCTCGGCTGCTTTCTGATAATTTCCTTCGCGCAAGTAGACGTTTGCGTACTGGTAAAGGCATTGTGTATACATCGGATCCTGAGGCCACAAACTGAGGGCGGACTGAAAAGCCTTCTTTGCATTTTCGAAATCCCCCATAAGAAACAACGTCCGCGCATAATAGAATCCCGACTGCATATTCTGGTTTGAGACCGGCGCAAGATATTTACGCGCGAGATCAAAATTCCAAACATCGTACGCCATGCGCCCCCTGCGCTGTTTTTCCAGCGCACTGAGCTGCGTGCCCTCCAGTAAATCGAGTTCGCTCAACGCCAGATTCGTGACATCATCTTTCTTTTTGTAAGCAATCAGATTCTGGAAGAGATTTTTGGCCAGAGCTTTATCTCCGCGAAGCACGTACGCTCTCCCCAGATAGAGTTGCGCGAGTCGATCCAATGTAGAACTGTTCTGCACAACCAAAGCCGTAGAATGCAATAAATCAGCTTTCTTCAATTGCCAGCAATATTCAAGCGCTTCTCTGGCGACCGAGACATATTCCGGATAAGCGTGCCCCAGATACTGCTGATAATAGCTCGCGGCGGTATTGACCACTCCTTGATTGGCAGCCATGCGCGCCAGCGGGAGAAGAACGAAAGGAGCAACTCGCCGGTCGGAGGCGAGTTGCTGATAAATCATAAAGGCTTCCCGCGGGTTATTTGACTGCAGGAGAGTTCTTGCATGCAACAAAGCATAGGGAAGCGCCGCATACCGTTCCGGTTCCTCTGTCTTCATTCTGCTCAGCAGGCGCGCCGCTTCAGAATACTTTCGCGCGTCAAATTCCTTCAGAATTGCTGTGTGCAATTGATGAGCATTCGAAGCTGTAACGGCGGCAGAAGTGCCTGCCATCGGAAGAAGAAAGATAAAAATGAGAAGGATCTTGGAATTCATCTATTCAAAAGTATAATTTAAGATCACATGACTCTCATCGCAAAGGCCAGATGTTTGCTTTTTCCGCTTTTTTATTCGGCAAATCCCCTATCAAACCCTGCTTAACTGGAGCGAACCTGCCTATTGTAATACTTTAATATACTTAACTATTCTGTTATATTCATATAAAAAGAGGAACCATGAAAGCAATTAGCCTGAAATTGGCCGATAAACAACTCGAACTTTTAGACGAAGTTTCCCGCATGACGCGGATTCCAAAATCTGCGCTAGTACGGAAGGGAATTGATCTTATCTTGATGCAGGTTCGGGAGGATCTGATAACGGCCGAATTGAGACAGGAGATTGACGCATTGCTTCGTGAAGATAGTCAATTGTTGCGGCGATTGGCAAAATCTTGAAATACCTTTTCCCAAAGCAGATTCTATTTCTGCACGATCGGATCATTCGTTTGAGTGGTGGATTGGGTGGATTGCGAGATCAAAACCTACTCGAATCGGCGGTCTATCGTCCACAAAGTACATTTGGAGGTCAAGATCTGTATGCAGATCTATTTATCAAGATCGCAGTATTGGGCCATTCCTTGATCATGAATCATCCTTTTGTTGACGGCAACAAGCGAACCGGCTTTGAATCGATGCGATTGATGCTAAGACTGAATCATTACGACCTCCATGCTGGATGGAAAACGAAATACGACTTTGTGCTGAAGGTTGCCAATAAGAAAATAACAGAGGATCAGATGGCGGAGTGGATTCGCAAAAAATCAAAGCCTTACGCAAGATAAATAATTATGATTCTCAACGCAAAGGCCGGTTGTTTTTTCCTTTTGCTTCTTTCCGGCATTCTGGATCGCTGGATGGAGCCGTCTTCACCATCGATTTCTGCGTTTGTGGACGTTACCGTCATCCCCATGGATCGTGATCGAACGGTCCCCGGACAAACAGTCCTTGTAAAAAACGGTCGTATCGCACAAATCGGCGATTGGAGAAAAATTTCGGTGCCGGAAAACGCACAAACAATAAAAGGAAAAAATCTATTCCTGATGCCTGGATTGGTGGATATGCATGTTCATTTGCACAGCAAAGCGGACACGCTTCTTCTGGTCGCAAACGGAATCACCACCGTGAGAAACATGCGAGGCACCTCCCTGCATTTATCCTGGCGGCCTCAAATTGATAAAGGAAAAATCCTTGCCCCATCCATTTATTCTTGCGGATCGATTCTGGATGGAAATCCGCCAACGGGAGAGAATGTAACCATTCTTCAAACCGCCGAAGAAATAGAAGCGAATATTGCACATCAAAAACGGCTTGGTTTCGACTGTGTAAAAGTTTATAACCGCCTGTCGCCACCGGTATACGAACAGATTGTTTCTGCAGCGCATCGACAGAATCTAACCGTGGCGGGTCATGTTCCTTTTTCGGTGGGTTTGTCCGGCGCCCTCACGATGAGACAGGACAGCATTGAACATCTTACCGGATACATGACGGCCTTGCGTGTAACTCCAGGAACTTCGGGAATCATCGATCAGGAAAAGATTCCAGAGCTGGCAAAGAAAACGCAAAAGGCGGGAGTCTGGAATTGTCCGACGCTTGTGGTTCAGCAAAGCTTGACTGATGCGGGCGAGAATTTCGAGAAGCTGGTTAAACAACCGGAAATACAATACGTAGCTCCCTCTCGCCTGCTAATGTGGAATCCATCCCGCAATGCTCGTTTTCAAGCGATGAATCGGGAGGATTTTGAAGGCGCGCGTAGAGGCATTCATGTTCTAAAAGAGTTGACACATGCTTTGCAAAAAAATGGGGCCCGCTTGTTGCTCGGCACTGATGCTCCCAGTTACTTCGTTGTCCCTGGATTTTCAGCTCATAAAGAGTTACAAAATCTTGTGAATGCAGGCCTCTCCCCATATCAAGCTCTTCAGACAGGAACAAGGAATCCAGCGGAATTCTTGAAAGGGCTCAGCACATTCGGCACAGTGGAAACCGGAAAACGCGCAGATCTCGTTCTGATTAAGTGCAATCCCCTTAGGAATATTGGCTGCACAAAACAGATAGCGGGTGTGATGCTGCAAGGAAGCTGGATTCCAGAAGACAAAATTCAAGTGATGTTAAAAGATGTGGTTGAATCCTATAAGATTCCACAAAATCGATTTGAAAACTTGCCGGAACTTCCGGCTCACTCGGAGTTTTCTGCGCGCTATGAAATCATTTTCAACAACACGGTGCTGGGTGAGG
The DNA window shown above is from bacterium and carries:
- a CDS encoding aldo/keto reductase, with product MVNETLEAARFIRSILQSGLSPSQLRTHVYSIILSPMGGASREGTERYRSRWQGPADHFQDIQDLWISSIGLGTYLGEMDEKTDQGYEASVSRALELGCNLIDTAINYRFQRSERNVGNALRRSLEKGIVKRDEVVVSSKGGFLSFDTTYPPNPGHYIQEEYIASGICKPEEIVAGCHCMTPSYLENQLERSLKNLEVDFIDIYFIHNPETQLSEVSRQEFLRRMLAAFKLLEKKVEEGKIKVYGTATWNGYREIPGGQGFLSLEELVGLARNAGGEDHHFRAIQLPLNLAMPEALLSKNQKYGSQSVSLLEAAHLQKIIVLCSASILQGQLARNLPGFVGRFFHDLSTDAQRSIQFVRSTLGVTSALVGMSNPKHVEENLQVAQTPRVPWEKMRQLFSDR
- a CDS encoding TonB family protein; this translates as MPEKKNTIGRFEIIEKIGEGPIGAVYKALDPVIRRTVAIKVIKLYALEETTTFAEVFEKIYRVVRTSTSLNHPNICIIYDLSEEKKIPYITMEYVEGHDLESLLRQKHQFKRSEFLNVLQQTCDALDFAHKKNVIHQDFKSTNILITSDLHVKITDFGIAGLDEIAAAQTKKLLSIPHYISPEQALGERVSPASDLFSLGVVVYHMLSGELPFPGTTAANTIMMIARDVPATPANLDRFSITREDWNSFFSIALAKSPNQRFRSAREMLEALNSILPSSDQTYYPFGFEGSLNESTGKFEKTYIAEEEAESASPTLMIDASQIMEESGPEINPELVKLEQEAHLFLDANTAEIGKEEQQPITEPVETAPSVEQSLAMAEAAPVMELVTLRESEFKEEIKLETTQKPGAVEEKAIEIPVEQKTELIEMPFGAAVDLSVEEPRVSETIAAGDPASMPSDFVPASGNLMEMEGLDSEEMATIPPSPRAEIAVPASDTSPIGGPPEQKPVSIPTQLVEEFEPEQSKGNGRAQEPFDEVPATMIGNFKPPEPEPEKEAPAPATVLVPRPAPVQEPVPIEPPQEILSVPTKMMRDIPPIAAAPEVPRPAPEPPRPAPVVPPSAPAEPVHPLTKPIESRPAAAAKPPSMQRYFYGAIAVVIFIALIGGAILFFRKPDVPGPTPETPEQTAQTKKDVPKPVEREPQPMEVEGSIMVTSDPAGATVFLAGEEKGVTPVEIPQLALGKHLVKLQLKGYQDLEQEVELSEQSPNASLPMTLQKTAAASGTLIVESEPAGAFIVLANRVLGVTPKSFTRKPGNYSITLKKDGYQDYTGSITVAQDKKVTFKGTLAEIPKPVPVVEVPKPKPPEVTRGQLVTLGPDVVPPKPTKKVYAKYPDAAKARKLEGTVRLNVLIDETGRVLDIKVGKSSGHTMLDEAVVKAYREWQFAPATKQNVPVKVWITVAMSFQSGR
- a CDS encoding type II toxin-antitoxin system death-on-curing family toxin — protein: MKYLFPKQILFLHDRIIRLSGGLGGLRDQNLLESAVYRPQSTFGGQDLYADLFIKIAVLGHSLIMNHPFVDGNKRTGFESMRLMLRLNHYDLHAGWKTKYDFVLKVANKKITEDQMAEWIRKKSKPYAR
- a CDS encoding amidohydrolase family protein, which encodes MILNAKAGCFFLLLLSGILDRWMEPSSPSISAFVDVTVIPMDRDRTVPGQTVLVKNGRIAQIGDWRKISVPENAQTIKGKNLFLMPGLVDMHVHLHSKADTLLLVANGITTVRNMRGTSLHLSWRPQIDKGKILAPSIYSCGSILDGNPPTGENVTILQTAEEIEANIAHQKRLGFDCVKVYNRLSPPVYEQIVSAAHRQNLTVAGHVPFSVGLSGALTMRQDSIEHLTGYMTALRVTPGTSGIIDQEKIPELAKKTQKAGVWNCPTLVVQQSLTDAGENFEKLVKQPEIQYVAPSRLLMWNPSRNARFQAMNREDFEGARRGIHVLKELTHALQKNGARLLLGTDAPSYFVVPGFSAHKELQNLVNAGLSPYQALQTGTRNPAEFLKGLSTFGTVETGKRADLVLIKCNPLRNIGCTKQIAGVMLQGSWIPEDKIQVMLKDVVESYKIPQNRFENLPELPAHSEFSARYEIIFNNTVLGEERLTIKNDSGAQEIFSQQVSDAPMDAIYQTKIRRSEKGLVVEVAGSRPEGDSRLKISVSGQIANLQASLPYQEGLQRADIHMPPDNLLDGGFIAMKALIGARLKQLAVGETKNLVVKEFDFGIFVNSGFDLMDNAWLVRRDEDTNGNMNFAIQMQWQYQKGTAKLVLDRNGFPVSFERGPRAFRRKS
- a CDS encoding ribbon-helix-helix domain-containing protein, whose protein sequence is MKAISLKLADKQLELLDEVSRMTRIPKSALVRKGIDLILMQVREDLITAELRQEIDALLREDSQLLRRLAKS
- a CDS encoding transglycosylase SLT domain-containing protein, which codes for MNSKILLIFIFLLPMAGTSAAVTASNAHQLHTAILKEFDARKYSEAARLLSRMKTEEPERYAALPYALLHARTLLQSNNPREAFMIYQQLASDRRVAPFVLLPLARMAANQGVVNTAASYYQQYLGHAYPEYVSVAREALEYCWQLKKADLLHSTALVVQNSSTLDRLAQLYLGRAYVLRGDKALAKNLFQNLIAYKKKDDVTNLALSELDLLEGTQLSALEKQRRGRMAYDVWNFDLARKYLAPVSNQNMQSGFYYARTLFLMGDFENAKKAFQSALSLWPQDPMYTQCLYQYANVYLREGNYQKAAELYKQLKGVARGELQDTATFKLIYALRAQNRLPDALRAVDTYTRSRSLNLRGKALLLRGRIYFQMGRYQDAVADFQQALTLKPYRNHKELLLWKGITLEKIRRAPEARTLFVSLANGSDFFSHKARERLSAKISIPEQKKLVTRLPQLPDATHEETILSEYAKGNITPAFLYLRLYDDAAQLLPDVDRQTWRILAVDETNRMQKFLAITYLAGLGGNYSIATYYSELFLKNLPRDLTLFSLPPEILKALFPIPYKEEVEHFSRERKLDPFLVLSIMKQESKFKRFARSQAFARGLMQIIPSTASRLAAMLGLQNFEVEQLYVPEININLGTRYVQEIMKEFGNSVEFIAAGYNGGEPNVRRWRDASIANETLDFVSSIDFKETKNYVMIVKTNYELYKGIYGENSSGQTGSSSQP